From one Gemmatimonadaceae bacterium genomic stretch:
- a CDS encoding GMC family oxidoreductase — MSQGSPTYDAIVIGSGISGGWAAKELCERGLKTLVLERGRHVEHVKDYTTAHLKPWELPHKGATPRSLLDPNPLISKAAGYGEDTAHFFVKDADHPYEQEKPFDWIRGYQVGGKSILWGRACQRWSQHEFVSPEKLGYGMNWPIGYDDVAPWYSHVERFIGVCGTRDGLEAMPDGEYLPPFDFNCAEQHLKDALLKHYGNRHVVQGRWAHLSKPTALHLKQGRGTCQARNLCMRGCPYGAYFSSNASTLPWAKNTGNLTLRPDSVVESIIHDDAKGKVTGVRVIDANTHAVTEYFARIIFVNASALNSNLILLNSTSKRFPNGLGNDHGILGHYVAHHNYRASANGELPGYEDQYVTGRNPTECILVNFRNLGKQDTDFVGGYTTFTGGYRTRGQWTGAAAGGEYKDAQARPGPWGLYMYMQGETIPKHANHVRLHPTLRDQWGIPRLVTSVGYDDNDEKMIRDWRTQAEEMLKVAGCVKVETRDNHQAPGLDIHEMGGCRMGRDPKTSMLNGFNQLHAAPNVFVTDGACMTSTGNQSPSILYMALTARAVNHAVDELAKQAL; from the coding sequence ATGTCCCAGGGTTCCCCGACATACGATGCCATCGTCATCGGTTCCGGCATCTCGGGCGGCTGGGCCGCGAAGGAACTCTGCGAGAGGGGACTCAAGACGCTGGTGCTCGAACGCGGCCGCCACGTGGAGCACGTCAAGGACTACACCACCGCGCACCTCAAGCCGTGGGAGCTCCCGCACAAGGGCGCCACACCGCGCTCGCTGCTCGACCCCAACCCACTGATCTCGAAGGCCGCCGGCTACGGCGAGGACACGGCGCACTTCTTCGTGAAGGACGCCGATCACCCGTACGAGCAGGAGAAGCCCTTCGACTGGATCCGCGGCTACCAGGTCGGCGGCAAGTCGATCCTCTGGGGGCGTGCGTGTCAGCGCTGGAGCCAGCACGAGTTCGTATCGCCGGAAAAGCTGGGCTACGGCATGAACTGGCCCATCGGCTATGACGACGTCGCCCCCTGGTACAGCCACGTCGAGCGGTTCATCGGCGTCTGCGGCACGCGCGACGGCCTCGAGGCGATGCCCGATGGCGAGTACCTGCCGCCGTTCGACTTCAACTGTGCCGAGCAGCACCTCAAGGATGCGCTGCTGAAGCACTACGGCAACCGTCACGTGGTGCAGGGGCGCTGGGCCCACCTCTCGAAGCCCACCGCGCTGCACCTGAAGCAGGGGCGCGGCACCTGCCAGGCCCGCAACCTCTGCATGCGGGGCTGCCCCTACGGCGCGTACTTCAGCAGCAACGCCAGCACGCTGCCCTGGGCGAAGAACACCGGCAACCTCACGCTGCGCCCCGACTCGGTGGTCGAGTCCATCATCCACGACGATGCGAAGGGCAAGGTCACCGGCGTGCGGGTGATCGACGCGAACACACACGCCGTCACCGAGTACTTCGCGCGGATCATCTTCGTCAACGCCTCGGCGCTGAACTCGAACCTGATCCTGCTGAACTCCACGTCGAAGCGCTTCCCGAATGGCCTGGGCAACGACCACGGCATCCTTGGCCACTACGTCGCGCACCACAACTACCGCGCATCGGCCAACGGCGAGCTGCCGGGATACGAGGACCAGTACGTCACCGGTCGCAACCCGACCGAGTGCATCCTGGTGAACTTCCGCAACCTGGGGAAGCAGGACACCGACTTCGTTGGCGGCTACACGACATTCACCGGCGGCTATCGCACCCGCGGCCAGTGGACCGGCGCCGCGGCGGGCGGCGAATACAAGGATGCGCAGGCGCGCCCGGGACCGTGGGGCCTCTACATGTACATGCAGGGCGAGACCATCCCCAAGCACGCCAACCATGTGCGCCTGCACCCCACGCTCAGGGACCAGTGGGGCATCCCGCGCCTGGTGACGTCGGTGGGCTATGACGACAACGACGAGAAGATGATCCGCGACTGGCGGACGCAGGCCGAGGAGATGCTGAAGGTGGCCGGCTGCGTGAAGGTCGAGACGCGGGACAACCACCAGGCGCCGGGCCTCGACATTCATGAAATGGGGGGCTGCCGCATGGGCCGCGACCCGAAGACGTCGATGCTCAACGGCTTCAACCAGCTGCACGCCGCACCGAACGTGTTCGTGACCGATGGAGCGTGCATGACCAGCACCGGCAACCAGAGTCCGTCGATCCTCTACATGGCGCTCACCGCCCGCGCGGTGAACCATGCCGTGGACGAGCTGGCGAAACAGGCACTCTGA
- a CDS encoding alpha/beta hydrolase — translation MTGEVLWPESLTTRERVEGRLARLLAGLPGSWLLRLIGEAPAVVEGSTLDPHVQFLLAARRRRPPQLLVEPTPEAARRRYRREIQAIAESSGARPTRVRSVRNLQVPGGDGMLDARLYLPPLVDTDTPVPLLLFLHGGGFVLGDLDTHDEPCRILCTEAGIQVLNIAFRLAPEHPFPAPLADACAAMRWAQDHAASLGADPGSVCIGGDSGGGNLAIGASLALAREQRTPAAMLLVYPATDFTADLPSRHTFGEGFLLTAADMDAFATIYVAGDTTRWLDPRASPVRDPDLHLLPPTLVATAEFDPLRDEAVAFTERLCAAGVDVRTRRARGLPHAFMHLTTIAPAARVAAVETAHAFRAMLRETAVRRHRNVATTEARGRT, via the coding sequence ATGACCGGTGAGGTGCTCTGGCCGGAGTCGCTGACCACCCGCGAACGCGTGGAGGGCCGCCTCGCGCGCCTGCTCGCCGGCTTGCCCGGGAGCTGGCTGTTGCGCCTGATCGGTGAGGCGCCGGCGGTGGTGGAGGGATCCACGCTCGACCCGCACGTGCAGTTCCTGCTCGCCGCGCGCCGCCGGCGCCCGCCACAACTGCTGGTGGAACCGACGCCGGAGGCGGCACGCCGCCGCTATCGCCGCGAGATCCAGGCGATTGCCGAGAGTTCCGGCGCGCGCCCCACCCGCGTGCGCTCCGTGCGGAACCTCCAGGTGCCCGGCGGCGACGGGATGCTCGACGCACGGCTGTACCTGCCGCCGCTGGTCGACACCGACACACCCGTGCCGTTGCTGCTCTTCCTGCACGGCGGCGGTTTCGTGCTGGGCGACCTCGACACGCACGACGAACCGTGCCGCATCCTCTGCACTGAAGCCGGCATCCAGGTGCTCAACATCGCGTTCCGCCTCGCGCCCGAGCACCCCTTCCCGGCGCCGCTCGCCGACGCCTGCGCCGCGATGCGCTGGGCGCAGGACCACGCGGCGAGCCTCGGCGCCGACCCGGGGAGCGTGTGCATCGGCGGTGACAGCGGTGGCGGCAACCTCGCCATCGGAGCCTCGCTCGCGCTCGCACGCGAACAGCGCACGCCGGCGGCGATGTTGCTGGTCTATCCGGCCACCGACTTCACGGCAGACCTCCCGTCGCGACACACCTTCGGCGAGGGGTTCCTCCTCACGGCGGCCGACATGGATGCGTTCGCGACCATCTATGTCGCGGGCGACACCACACGCTGGCTCGACCCGCGTGCCAGTCCGGTCCGGGATCCCGACCTCCACCTGCTCCCCCCCACGCTCGTCGCCACGGCGGAGTTCGATCCGCTGCGTGACGAGGCGGTGGCGTTCACCGAGCGGCTCTGCGCCGCAGGCGTGGACGTTCGCACGCGACGCGCGCGCGGGCTCCCGCATGCCTTCATGCACCTGACCACGATCGCGCCTGCCGCGCGTGTGGCGGCGGTGGAGACGGCTCACGCCTTCCGGGCCATGCTGCGCGAGACTGCGGTGCGACGCCACCGGAACGTGGCGACGACGGAGGCACGCGGCCGGACCTAG
- a CDS encoding 6-phosphogluconolactonase has protein sequence MSETPFRVLDTPQQIGTLVAGRILAGIAEAAREGRRYLLGLPTGRTPRPVYAAMAAQLARTPQSLAHVTLVMMDEYLVEEDGGYAYALEPGAPSCHEFTRTEIVDQLNAALPGAGAHLREASVWYPDPRDPADYDAQIEAAGGIDFFLLASGASDGHVAFNPPGSARDSRSRVVELSEETRRDNLLTFPALGTLADVPRYGVTVGIATIADAREAVMVAWGKGKQETVQWMRATSTYEPGWPATVIHECRRAGLLVDRAAAS, from the coding sequence GTGAGCGAGACCCCGTTTCGCGTCCTCGACACGCCACAGCAGATCGGCACGCTGGTGGCGGGGCGCATCCTGGCCGGCATCGCCGAGGCGGCCCGCGAGGGACGCCGCTACCTCCTCGGCCTGCCCACCGGGCGCACACCGCGGCCCGTGTACGCGGCCATGGCGGCACAGCTCGCGCGCACGCCGCAGTCGCTCGCACACGTCACCCTCGTCATGATGGACGAGTACCTGGTGGAGGAGGACGGTGGCTACGCCTACGCCCTCGAGCCGGGTGCGCCATCCTGCCACGAGTTCACCCGCACCGAGATCGTGGACCAGCTCAACGCCGCGCTGCCGGGCGCCGGCGCGCACCTGCGCGAGGCCTCGGTGTGGTACCCCGATCCGCGCGACCCCGCCGACTACGACGCGCAGATCGAGGCAGCCGGCGGCATCGACTTCTTCCTCCTCGCGTCGGGGGCGAGCGACGGCCATGTCGCCTTCAATCCGCCCGGCAGCGCGCGCGACAGCCGCTCCCGCGTGGTCGAACTCTCGGAGGAGACCCGCCGCGACAACCTGCTGACCTTCCCCGCGCTCGGCACGCTCGCAGACGTGCCGCGATATGGCGTCACGGTCGGCATCGCCACCATCGCCGACGCACGGGAGGCGGTGATGGTGGCATGGGGCAAGGGGAAGCAGGAGACCGTGCAGTGGATGCGCGCCACCTCCACGTACGAGCCCGGCTGGCCGGCCACCGTGATCCACGAGTGCCGACGCGCCGGGCTGCTCGTGGACCGCGCCGCGGCGTCGTGA
- a CDS encoding Gfo/Idh/MocA family oxidoreductase → MSKVKIGIIGSRFQADCIAHSVKMMPEEAEVVAVASPTPGNAKAFAERHGIAGHYTDYREMLRDPAIEMVSITAPNRLHAGMTIAAAAAGKHVVCEKPLCVTLEEADAMLAACQQAGVLLMYAEELFFTPKYVKAKQMADEGAFGRVHLVKQGEKHNGPHSDWFWDVNQSGGGALMDLGCHGIAFCWWFLGKPKVKSVYAHLSTQVNGHRTQGEDEALCIIEFEGGATGVVENSWSKPGGMDDTIEIYGEKGQCYADLLMGNAMPTYSETGFGYSVEKAGATTGWTWPVFEEHWNYGFPQEMRHFARCVRGTETPIADGETGRVVQEVLYAAYASAGLGRKVELPFRPMGITKPIDLWKNPQLAQAALTRG, encoded by the coding sequence GTGTCCAAGGTGAAGATCGGCATCATCGGCTCTCGCTTCCAGGCCGATTGCATCGCCCACTCGGTGAAGATGATGCCCGAGGAGGCCGAGGTCGTGGCGGTGGCGTCGCCGACGCCGGGGAATGCGAAGGCGTTCGCCGAGCGGCACGGCATCGCGGGGCACTACACCGACTACCGCGAGATGCTGCGCGACCCGGCCATCGAGATGGTGTCGATCACCGCGCCCAACCGCCTCCATGCCGGGATGACCATTGCCGCGGCGGCCGCCGGCAAGCATGTCGTCTGCGAGAAGCCGCTCTGCGTCACGCTCGAGGAGGCCGACGCCATGCTCGCCGCCTGCCAGCAGGCCGGCGTGCTGCTGATGTACGCCGAGGAGCTGTTCTTCACGCCGAAGTACGTGAAGGCGAAGCAGATGGCCGACGAGGGGGCGTTCGGACGCGTGCACCTCGTGAAGCAGGGCGAGAAGCACAACGGCCCGCACAGCGACTGGTTCTGGGACGTGAACCAGTCCGGCGGCGGCGCGCTGATGGACCTGGGCTGCCACGGCATCGCCTTCTGCTGGTGGTTCCTCGGCAAGCCGAAGGTGAAGAGCGTCTACGCGCACCTCAGCACGCAGGTGAACGGCCACCGCACGCAGGGCGAGGACGAGGCGCTCTGCATCATCGAGTTCGAGGGCGGCGCCACCGGGGTGGTCGAGAACTCGTGGAGCAAGCCCGGTGGCATGGACGACACCATCGAGATCTACGGCGAGAAGGGCCAGTGCTACGCCGACCTGCTGATGGGCAATGCGATGCCGACGTACTCCGAGACCGGCTTCGGCTACTCCGTGGAGAAGGCCGGTGCCACCACCGGCTGGACCTGGCCGGTGTTCGAGGAGCACTGGAACTACGGCTTCCCGCAGGAGATGCGGCACTTCGCGCGCTGCGTGCGCGGCACGGAGACGCCCATCGCTGACGGCGAGACGGGCCGCGTGGTGCAGGAGGTGCTCTACGCCGCCTATGCCTCGGCCGGGCTCGGCCGGAAGGTCGAGCTGCCGTTCCGGCCCATGGGCATCACCAAGCCGATCGACCTCTGGAAGAACCCGCAGCTCGCGCAGGCCGCGCTCACGCGCGGGTGA
- a CDS encoding YaiI/YqxD family protein, whose product MTLWLDADAAPRDVKEVCYRASERLALPTILVANMRLQLPVGHAHLSAVRVEGGPDVADRYIAEHAIAGDVAVTADIPLAALLVPKGVVVIDPRGEEYTAETIGERLSVRNFMEGLRSSGVETGGHASYGAKDKQQFSNALDRALTRVRRR is encoded by the coding sequence ATGACCCTGTGGCTCGACGCCGACGCCGCCCCGCGCGACGTGAAGGAGGTGTGCTACCGCGCCTCCGAGCGCCTGGCGCTGCCCACGATCCTGGTGGCCAACATGCGCCTGCAGCTGCCGGTGGGCCACGCGCACCTCTCCGCCGTGCGCGTCGAGGGTGGCCCCGACGTGGCCGACCGCTACATCGCCGAGCATGCGATCGCGGGTGACGTCGCGGTCACCGCCGACATCCCGCTGGCCGCGCTGCTGGTGCCGAAGGGCGTGGTCGTGATCGATCCGCGTGGCGAGGAGTACACGGCCGAGACCATCGGCGAGCGCCTGTCGGTGCGCAACTTCATGGAGGGGCTGCGGAGCAGCGGGGTCGAGACCGGCGGCCACGCCAGCTACGGCGCGAAGGACAAGCAGCAGTTCTCGAACGCGCTCGATCGCGCCCTGACGCGCGTGCGCAGGCGCTGA
- a CDS encoding response regulator produces the protein MRDRLSLADARRLAPTGFRRWVLGLTGLTALSYALLAVVDAQQSGVAQAVVGRDAIMTVVVLAAMLIAARRDPLAGAAITILASWIEIETAFLTVTEFPSPSVVVLPILTIGIGLLFGRRIAFWATIVTIATTAVTHWFSPPMQATGVTSSSIYWLVLHAVAMLVGWSLLSLSVASFMHVFSAMLANEKDLADTIRFAPDGILVVDPQDRIVLANPMAETLLRRERAALVGAPLATVLHGAGPSLARIASGSRGDITVPVAVQLDAADGAPVHVEAAWRTMEGGRHQLLLRDVTARVRAEEQRQLMETQLAHSQRLDAVGRLAGGLSHDFNNILTAVSGSAEMLRFEKDPAERTALLDEIIAARDRGAALTRQLLAFARREVTQPRIIDVATHVRGLERLLERVAGDRQRLRLELAPDCRVRVDPAQFEQVLVNLVSNARDAMPDGGTCTIRVARVLDAQATSQIQLTVTDDGVGMSPDVAARAFEPFFTTKPRGQGTGLGLASVHGMAEQSDGTARLHSARGEGTCVTIELPAVDDAATLVSGAAELVPATGGGRSILVVEDDSGTRRIVERILRHAGYQVRTAGDGSEAIAILDAATTPFDLVLSDVMMPGCTGPEVAERVRDRFPGTPVLLMTGYAEEQLGTLVDGLAGRAVIAKPFSGSALTSRLATLLRDSAAIDSDAPSLV, from the coding sequence GTGCGTGACAGACTCTCCCTCGCCGATGCGCGACGCCTCGCCCCGACCGGCTTCCGCCGGTGGGTGCTCGGCCTCACCGGCCTGACTGCCCTCAGCTACGCCCTCCTCGCGGTCGTGGATGCGCAGCAGTCCGGCGTGGCGCAGGCTGTGGTGGGACGGGATGCGATCATGACGGTCGTCGTCCTGGCGGCAATGCTGATCGCGGCACGACGGGACCCGCTGGCGGGTGCGGCGATCACGATTCTCGCCAGCTGGATCGAGATCGAGACGGCCTTCCTCACCGTCACCGAGTTTCCATCGCCCTCGGTGGTGGTGCTGCCGATCCTGACGATCGGCATCGGCCTGCTCTTCGGGCGGCGCATCGCGTTCTGGGCCACGATCGTGACGATCGCCACCACCGCCGTCACGCACTGGTTCTCGCCCCCGATGCAGGCCACCGGCGTGACGAGCAGCAGCATCTACTGGCTCGTCTTACATGCGGTCGCCATGCTGGTGGGCTGGAGCCTGCTCTCGCTCAGCGTCGCCAGCTTCATGCATGTCTTCAGCGCGATGCTCGCCAACGAGAAGGACCTGGCCGACACCATCCGCTTCGCGCCCGACGGCATCCTCGTGGTGGACCCGCAGGACCGGATCGTGCTGGCGAACCCGATGGCGGAGACGCTGTTGCGACGGGAGCGCGCGGCGCTGGTCGGTGCGCCCCTCGCCACCGTGCTGCATGGTGCCGGTCCCTCGCTCGCCCGCATCGCGTCAGGGAGCCGCGGCGACATCACGGTGCCGGTCGCGGTGCAGCTCGACGCGGCGGACGGGGCGCCAGTGCACGTCGAGGCGGCGTGGCGCACGATGGAGGGCGGCCGGCACCAGCTCCTGCTGCGCGACGTCACCGCACGGGTGCGGGCGGAGGAGCAGCGCCAGCTGATGGAGACGCAGCTCGCGCACTCGCAGCGCCTGGATGCGGTGGGACGGCTGGCGGGCGGCCTCTCGCACGACTTCAACAACATCCTCACCGCCGTCAGCGGCTCGGCCGAGATGCTGCGCTTCGAGAAGGATCCCGCGGAACGCACGGCACTGCTCGACGAGATCATCGCCGCCCGCGACCGTGGCGCGGCGCTCACCCGCCAGCTGCTGGCCTTCGCCCGTCGGGAGGTCACGCAACCGCGCATCATCGACGTCGCGACGCACGTGCGCGGCCTCGAGCGGCTGCTGGAGCGCGTGGCGGGCGATCGCCAGCGCCTGCGCCTCGAGCTGGCGCCGGACTGTCGCGTGCGCGTGGATCCGGCACAGTTCGAGCAGGTGCTGGTGAACCTGGTGTCGAATGCACGCGATGCGATGCCGGATGGCGGCACCTGCACGATCCGGGTCGCGCGGGTGCTCGACGCGCAGGCAACGTCGCAGATCCAGCTCACCGTGACGGATGACGGCGTGGGCATGTCGCCGGACGTGGCGGCGCGCGCGTTCGAGCCGTTCTTCACCACCAAGCCGCGTGGCCAGGGCACGGGCCTGGGCCTGGCCTCGGTGCACGGCATGGCCGAGCAGAGCGACGGCACCGCGCGGCTCCACTCCGCGCGCGGCGAGGGCACCTGCGTGACCATCGAGCTGCCGGCGGTGGACGACGCGGCCACGCTGGTGTCGGGGGCGGCGGAGCTCGTGCCCGCCACGGGAGGCGGCCGGTCGATCCTGGTGGTGGAGGACGACAGCGGGACGCGCCGCATCGTGGAGCGCATCCTGCGCCATGCCGGCTACCAGGTGCGCACCGCCGGCGACGGGTCCGAGGCGATCGCGATCCTCGATGCCGCCACCACGCCGTTCGATCTCGTGCTCTCGGACGTGATGATGCCCGGCTGCACGGGCCCGGAAGTGGCCGAGCGCGTGCGCGACCGGTTTCCCGGCACACCGGTGCTGCTGATGACCGGGTACGCCGAGGAGCAGCTGGGCACACTGGTGGATGGCCTCGCGGGGCGCGCCGTGATCGCGAAGCCGTTCTCGGGCAGTGCTCTCACGTCGCGGCTGGCCACCCTCCTGCGCGACAGCGCGGCCATCGACTCGGACGCGCCCAGCCTCGTCTGA
- a CDS encoding M1 family metallopeptidase, protein MRSALVIRFLLAASCLASSVAVAQPPASRTGASRRGIDVMQYVFRVEFPRTGFPDTVRFSAATTARRAPGIDALWLDLAAAMQVDSVHLGVARVPFTRSGDSVRVALPGAGGDTISVTVHYRGTPTDGLIIRRDPALGWTAFGDNFPDRARQWLAVVDHPSDKALVAWDVVAPATHRVIANGALLEETPLAAADGGVRMVRTRWRTERPIYTAVMVIGVAPFAVLELGPTACGLAELPGCVAQSVWTTPAQRSTVPGSFERAGEIVALFARLAGPFPYEKLAHVSSSTRYGGMENAGAIFYASPLFRPGSPGESLIAHETAHQWFGDAVTEREWPDVWLSEGFATYFAALWTEHAHGQADFRSELARMREQVLRAPVTASTPVINEELSDLRNVLNSNVYQKAGFVLHMLRREIGDSSFFRAIRAHYVAHRHANSSTAELQAAFEAEAGRPLDWFFTQWLRRPGFAEVTPGWSWDAARRTVVVTVAQGTRFAPYRLSLSVDVTDADGQVRRVRLAVPAQATATLDVPGPFSAPPRRVEFDPDVSILGVVSAPPARPATPGRGRR, encoded by the coding sequence ATGCGATCCGCCCTCGTCATCCGATTCCTGCTCGCCGCCAGCTGCCTGGCGTCGTCCGTCGCTGTCGCGCAACCTCCGGCCAGCCGCACCGGGGCCAGTCGCCGCGGGATCGACGTGATGCAATACGTATTCCGCGTGGAATTCCCGCGTACGGGGTTCCCCGACACGGTGCGCTTCAGTGCCGCCACCACCGCGCGGCGTGCCCCGGGCATCGATGCACTCTGGCTCGATCTCGCAGCCGCGATGCAGGTGGATTCGGTGCACCTCGGTGTGGCACGGGTGCCCTTCACCCGTTCAGGTGACAGCGTGCGCGTGGCACTGCCCGGCGCCGGTGGTGACACCATCTCGGTGACCGTGCACTATCGCGGCACGCCCACCGACGGCCTGATCATCCGTCGCGATCCCGCCCTCGGCTGGACCGCCTTCGGCGACAACTTCCCGGACCGGGCGCGCCAGTGGCTGGCGGTGGTGGATCACCCCTCGGACAAGGCGCTGGTGGCGTGGGACGTCGTCGCGCCGGCCACGCATCGCGTGATCGCCAACGGGGCGCTGCTCGAGGAAACACCGCTCGCCGCGGCGGACGGTGGCGTGCGCATGGTACGCACGCGCTGGCGCACCGAACGTCCGATCTACACCGCCGTGATGGTCATCGGCGTGGCCCCCTTCGCCGTGCTGGAGCTGGGCCCCACGGCCTGCGGCCTGGCGGAGCTGCCGGGGTGCGTGGCCCAGTCGGTGTGGACCACGCCGGCGCAGCGCAGCACGGTGCCCGGCAGCTTCGAACGCGCCGGCGAGATCGTGGCGCTGTTCGCGCGGCTGGCGGGGCCGTTCCCGTACGAGAAGCTCGCGCACGTGTCCTCGTCCACGCGGTACGGTGGCATGGAGAACGCGGGCGCCATCTTCTATGCCTCGCCGCTCTTCCGGCCAGGAAGCCCCGGTGAGTCGCTCATCGCCCACGAGACGGCGCACCAGTGGTTCGGCGATGCCGTCACGGAGCGCGAGTGGCCCGACGTCTGGCTGTCGGAGGGCTTCGCGACGTACTTCGCCGCGCTCTGGACCGAACATGCGCACGGGCAGGCAGACTTCCGTTCCGAGCTCGCGCGCATGCGGGAGCAGGTGCTGCGGGCGCCGGTCACCGCCAGCACGCCGGTGATCAACGAGGAACTGAGTGACCTGCGGAACGTGCTGAACTCGAACGTCTACCAGAAGGCCGGCTTCGTGCTGCACATGCTGCGGCGCGAGATCGGTGACTCGTCGTTCTTCCGGGCCATCCGTGCGCACTACGTGGCGCACCGGCACGCCAACAGCAGCACGGCCGAGCTGCAGGCGGCGTTCGAGGCAGAGGCGGGACGCCCGCTCGACTGGTTCTTCACGCAATGGCTGCGTCGACCCGGGTTCGCGGAGGTCACACCGGGATGGTCGTGGGATGCGGCGCGCCGCACGGTGGTGGTGACGGTCGCGCAGGGAACGCGGTTCGCGCCGTACCGGCTCTCGCTCTCGGTGGACGTGACGGACGCGGATGGCCAGGTGCGGCGCGTGCGGCTGGCCGTGCCGGCGCAGGCCACTGCCACGCTCGACGTGCCGGGCCCGTTCAGCGCGCCGCCGCGGCGCGTCGAGTTCGATCCTGACGTGTCGATCCTGGGCGTCGTGAGCGCGCCACCGGCGCGGCCTGCCACGCCCGGCCGCGGTCGCCGGTGA
- a CDS encoding PPC domain-containing protein — protein sequence MAHPQTLRTLLIAGSVALAAAPVSAQGIDAPPLTLGRTQDGTLARTDPTINERGRFKVFRIDVKPGQRYTIVMRADDFDSYLSVARQVNGLTDYLASDDDGAGNSNARLRWTPKDPGTYYLVAQSLKVEGVGNFTVRMDTLPAVINTPPRNVALAETYRGDLTETDPSVDDKGAYFDLYRITARKGQRLVINMKSTEFDAVVGIGQMQGDSLNITETDDDGGGDKDARLRYTVPEDGTYIIRAQGLDAGALGAYTLVVTERVVRPSTPVAITAGAPVTGELTETDEEADDGSFFDLYRITARAGETVTITMRSSAVDSYLVLGQMTDGEWSETAHDDDGAGGNHSRIQHTFEAAGEYLIRANTIGAGKTGSYTIRLERSGGAPAARRRGTSGPSESARSDEPEMTIVAPPAPPRRKP from the coding sequence ATGGCACATCCACAGACCCTCCGCACTCTCCTGATCGCCGGCAGCGTGGCGCTGGCCGCCGCCCCGGTCTCCGCTCAGGGCATCGACGCCCCGCCGCTCACGCTCGGGCGCACGCAGGACGGCACGCTCGCCCGCACCGACCCCACGATCAATGAGCGCGGCCGGTTCAAGGTCTTCCGCATCGACGTGAAGCCCGGCCAGCGCTACACGATCGTGATGCGCGCCGACGACTTCGACTCGTACCTCTCGGTGGCCCGGCAGGTCAACGGCCTCACCGACTACCTCGCGAGCGATGACGACGGCGCCGGCAACTCGAACGCCCGCCTGCGCTGGACCCCGAAGGATCCCGGCACCTACTACCTCGTGGCGCAGTCGCTGAAGGTCGAGGGCGTCGGCAACTTCACCGTCCGCATGGACACGCTGCCGGCCGTGATCAACACGCCGCCGCGGAACGTCGCGCTGGCCGAGACCTACCGCGGCGACCTCACCGAGACCGACCCGTCGGTGGACGACAAGGGCGCATACTTCGACCTCTACCGGATCACCGCCCGCAAGGGGCAGCGCCTCGTGATCAACATGAAGTCCACCGAGTTCGACGCCGTGGTGGGCATCGGCCAGATGCAGGGTGACTCCCTCAACATCACCGAGACCGACGATGACGGCGGCGGCGACAAGGATGCCCGCCTGCGCTACACCGTGCCCGAGGATGGCACGTACATCATCCGCGCCCAGGGGCTGGATGCCGGCGCCCTCGGTGCCTACACGCTGGTCGTGACGGAGCGCGTGGTGCGCCCCTCGACCCCGGTGGCCATCACCGCCGGTGCGCCGGTGACCGGTGAGCTCACCGAGACCGACGAGGAGGCGGACGACGGCTCGTTCTTCGACCTGTACCGCATCACGGCCCGCGCCGGCGAGACGGTCACGATCACCATGCGCTCCAGCGCCGTGGACAGCTACCTCGTGCTCGGCCAGATGACCGACGGCGAGTGGTCCGAGACGGCCCACGACGACGACGGTGCCGGTGGCAACCACTCCCGGATCCAGCACACCTTCGAGGCCGCCGGCGAGTACCTGATCCGTGCCAACACGATCGGCGCCGGCAAGACCGGCAGCTACACGATCCGCCTCGAGCGGTCGGGTGGCGCACCGGCAGCCCGCCGCCGCGGCACCTCGGGCCCGAGCGAAAGCGCCCGTTCGGACGAGCCGGAAATGACGATCGTCGCCCCGCCGGCACCGCCGCGCCGAAAGCCCTGA
- a CDS encoding gluconate 2-dehydrogenase subunit 3 family protein, whose protein sequence is MAAMNRREAVKAAGTLLGGVVVLGALPGCGPRQPAATPDSSKVVISGCCSLAGADEDLLVAFADTLLPDTPASPGARTAGCGPIMNMLLSECYDAASHKAVMEGIVALRTRAYTFETMARPDRERLLTEVHGEAERAGKTHWFHALRDLAQRAYFASETGTTKALRYVMEPGGFKGCVTLAPGQPAWA, encoded by the coding sequence ATGGCTGCCATGAACCGACGGGAGGCCGTGAAGGCCGCCGGCACCCTGCTCGGCGGTGTGGTGGTGCTCGGCGCGCTCCCCGGCTGCGGCCCGCGCCAGCCCGCCGCGACGCCGGACAGCAGCAAGGTGGTCATCAGCGGCTGCTGCTCGCTGGCGGGCGCCGACGAGGACCTGCTGGTCGCCTTTGCCGACACGCTCCTCCCCGACACGCCCGCCTCGCCCGGCGCCCGCACGGCGGGCTGCGGCCCGATCATGAACATGCTGCTGAGCGAGTGCTACGACGCCGCGTCGCACAAGGCGGTCATGGAGGGCATCGTCGCCCTGCGCACCCGCGCGTACACCTTCGAGACGATGGCGCGGCCCGACCGCGAACGACTGCTGACGGAGGTCCACGGCGAGGCGGAGCGCGCAGGCAAGACGCACTGGTTCCATGCCCTGCGAGACCTGGCGCAACGCGCCTACTTCGCGAGCGAGACCGGCACCACCAAGGCCCTCCGCTACGTCATGGAGCCCGGTGGCTTCAAGGGCTGTGTCACGCTCGCTCCCGGACAGCCGGCGTGGGCCTGA